A single window of bacterium DNA harbors:
- a CDS encoding porin family protein — protein MRRRPLPLTILSLLALLVAGAAAAQDGRWLLGLDGLSSHVQDNNEEDLVSVDEQSGGAALQVGYRFSPAFMLRVYGGGADHATNISGIDIRFVSSLLEGVYLFGEGRAFRPYLFGGVGGYKLESQQDALLFAAEGAGISFGGGAHYLVGGSVSLHGSVRLEAVNWNKVTVTYSGSGGDVALETPVEESGFASKVTFGVAFWL, from the coding sequence ATGAGAAGACGACCGTTGCCGTTGACGATCCTGTCGCTTCTGGCCCTCCTGGTCGCCGGCGCCGCCGCGGCGCAGGACGGCCGCTGGCTGCTCGGCCTCGACGGCCTGAGCAGTCACGTCCAGGACAACAACGAGGAGGACCTCGTCTCCGTCGACGAGCAGTCCGGCGGCGCCGCCCTGCAGGTCGGCTACCGCTTCAGCCCCGCGTTCATGCTGCGCGTCTACGGCGGCGGCGCCGACCACGCCACGAACATCTCCGGCATCGACATCCGCTTCGTGAGCTCCCTGCTCGAGGGCGTCTACCTCTTCGGCGAGGGTCGCGCCTTCCGCCCCTACCTCTTCGGCGGCGTCGGCGGCTACAAGCTGGAGTCCCAGCAGGACGCCCTGCTCTTCGCGGCCGAGGGCGCCGGCATCAGCTTCGGCGGGGGGGCCCACTACCTGGTCGGCGGGAGCGTCTCGCTGCACGGCTCGGTGCGGCTCGAAGCGGTGAACTGGAACAAGGTGACCGTCACCTACTCGGGATCCGGCGGCGACGTCGCCCTCGAGACGCCGGTGGAGGAATCGGGCTTCGCCTCGAAGGTGACCTTCGGGGTGGCGTTCTGGCTCTGA